The following are from one region of the bacterium genome:
- a CDS encoding patatin-like phospholipase family protein, producing MPSLMPNAGLLVTGEAMKTAFQAGYTLELASQARALGWAHPFRVTVGSSSGSLAAVVGAVEDPPDHDLALRFCRRFADDLRPHAFWKGPLHGRWELPYRRVLEGILEDQNLIDWEKAFEGPTMIVIVTTQVDVRAASEPWSDRLQVLTDGIQRALGGDEVSFLDVAARIAEMSAAGASGLFTPCYFSTKPWPRGAPGKPPENWHALQSPSELRQAVVASTRIPPFTGAPVRFGDRVLIDGAWSDNVPAWIAPALGLEEFFIVDCTHKGKLYRRPIGDYVRRQARRVLSGASRAAEWVEQLAPRIPVTNADRWLKGIHDFTPPPEPIDLGEIERGSEGLRIFEDHLPADAPNPYRFLAPKPEVVDRLYRLGVERAEKRAADLPRP from the coding sequence GTGCCTTCTTTGATGCCCAACGCCGGTCTCCTCGTCACGGGGGAGGCGATGAAGACCGCCTTTCAGGCGGGTTATACCCTGGAACTCGCCTCGCAGGCCCGGGCCCTGGGCTGGGCGCATCCCTTCCGCGTGACGGTCGGCAGCTCCTCGGGCAGCCTCGCCGCCGTCGTCGGGGCCGTTGAGGACCCGCCCGATCACGACCTGGCCCTCCGGTTCTGCCGCCGTTTCGCCGACGACCTGAGGCCGCACGCCTTTTGGAAAGGACCTCTTCACGGACGCTGGGAGCTCCCGTACCGGCGGGTCTTGGAGGGGATCCTGGAGGATCAGAACCTCATCGATTGGGAGAAGGCCTTCGAGGGCCCCACCATGATCGTCATCGTCACGACCCAGGTCGACGTTCGCGCAGCGTCCGAGCCTTGGAGCGATCGTCTCCAGGTCCTGACGGACGGAATTCAGAGGGCCTTGGGCGGAGACGAGGTCTCCTTTTTGGACGTGGCGGCCCGCATCGCGGAGATGTCCGCCGCGGGGGCCTCCGGACTCTTCACGCCGTGTTATTTCTCGACCAAGCCCTGGCCTCGCGGGGCACCAGGCAAGCCGCCGGAGAACTGGCACGCGCTTCAAAGCCCGTCCGAGCTCCGGCAGGCGGTCGTCGCGTCGACCCGCATCCCGCCCTTTACGGGGGCGCCGGTGAGGTTTGGGGATCGCGTCCTCATCGACGGGGCCTGGTCGGACAACGTCCCCGCCTGGATCGCTCCCGCTCTGGGACTCGAGGAGTTTTTCATCGTGGACTGCACGCACAAGGGGAAGCTCTACCGGAGGCCGATCGGTGATTACGTCCGCCGGCAGGCGAGGCGCGTGTTAAGCGGGGCCTCGCGCGCCGCCGAGTGGGTGGAGCAATTGGCACCGCGCATCCCCGTGACGAACGCGGATCGCTGGCTGAAGGGGATCCACGACTTCACCCCGCCGCCGGAGCCGATCGATTTGGGGGAGATCGAGCGTGGATCCGAGGGACTACGGATCTTCGAGGACCATCTGCCCGCCGATGCGCCGAATCCTTACCGATTCCTCGCCCCCAAGCCGGAGGTGGTGGACCGGCTCTATCGATTGGGGGTGGAAAGGGCAGAGAAGAGGGCGGCCGATCTGCCGAGGCCCTGA
- a CDS encoding thiol-disulfide oxidoreductase DCC family protein produces MQAPLILFDGVCNFCNASVNFIIARDPKKNFRFTPLQSAAGQERLKKFNLSTTDLDTMVLIENDRAFTRSTAGLKIARRLSGLWPLFYVLIVVPRFLRDAVYNVVARNRYRWWGRRDACMVPTPGVKERFLP; encoded by the coding sequence GTGCAGGCCCCCCTCATCCTCTTCGACGGCGTCTGCAACTTCTGCAACGCGAGCGTGAATTTCATCATCGCCCGCGATCCGAAAAAAAACTTCCGTTTCACCCCGCTTCAATCGGCCGCCGGTCAAGAGCGGCTGAAAAAATTCAATCTTTCGACGACCGATCTCGACACGATGGTGCTGATCGAAAATGATCGCGCCTTCACGCGATCGACGGCGGGATTGAAGATCGCCCGGCGCCTCTCCGGCCTCTGGCCTCTTTTTTATGTCTTGATCGTCGTTCCAAGGTTTTTAAGAGACGCCGTCTACAACGTCGTCGCCCGGAATCGCTACCGCTGGTGGGGCCGGAGGGACGCCTGCATGGTCCCGACCCCGGGGGTCAAAGAGAGATTCCTGCCCTAG
- the aceE gene encoding pyruvate dehydrogenase (acetyl-transferring), homodimeric type produces MPRVRFPFETAYVNTIPVGEEPPYPGDEGIERRIRSLIRWNAMAMVVRANTRDPGIGGHISTYASCANLLEVAYHHFFRGHDAGNGGDQIFFQGHGAPGIYGRAFLEGRLTEQHLQNFRRELAPGGGLSSYPHPWLMPAFWEFPTVSMGLAPLLAIYQARMNRYLANRGIKDTADTRVWAFMGDGEMDEPEAMGALTVASREELDNLTFVVNCNLQRLDGPVRGNGKIIQELESAFRGAGWNVIKVIWGRDWDPLLAADAEGRLVERMTEAVDGDYQKYVVEPGSYTRRHFFGTHPGLSALVQHLTDDQIRKLSRGGHDSRKIHAAYQAAVAHAGGPTVVLAKTIKGYGLGEAGEGRNITHQQKKLNEQELKQFRDRFDIPIDDKHLKDAPFYRPPESGEEMQYLLERRRALGGFIPKRRTARSPLPTFDASGFKEFFEGTSPERPVSTTMAFVSLLSKLLRHPELGKRIVPIIPDEARTFGMDPLFRQVGIYSGIGQLYEPVDSKMVLYYREAKDGQMLEEGITEAGALASFTAAGTAEYSHGLSLIPFFIFYSMFGFQRVGDLIWSLQDSRAKGFLFGATAGRTTLSGEGLQHQDGHSLLQASAFPRLRAYEPAFAYEILILVREGIRRMYEAGEDAVYYLTLQNENYQMLPMPEGVEEGILRGLYRLNVGTGAPQAHLLGSGSILMEVLRAQKILKDRFGIDADVWSATSYSELRREALACERWNMLHPGETPKTPWVASHLGGGLPVVASSDWVKAVPDQIARWVPGFTSLGTDGLGRSDSRKDLRRHFEVDAESVVIAALSQLMKRGAVDAAAVKKALEAFGFSAEKPDPFLI; encoded by the coding sequence ATGCCGCGCGTCCGCTTCCCCTTTGAGACGGCCTACGTCAACACGATCCCGGTCGGCGAGGAACCGCCCTACCCGGGCGACGAGGGGATCGAGCGCCGCATCCGCAGCCTCATCCGTTGGAACGCCATGGCGATGGTCGTCCGCGCCAACACCCGCGATCCGGGGATCGGCGGACACATTTCGACGTACGCCTCCTGCGCCAATCTGCTCGAGGTGGCCTATCATCACTTTTTCCGGGGGCACGACGCGGGCAACGGCGGCGATCAGATTTTCTTTCAGGGTCACGGGGCGCCCGGGATCTACGGCCGCGCCTTTCTCGAGGGTCGGCTGACGGAGCAGCACCTTCAGAATTTCCGGCGGGAACTCGCACCCGGCGGCGGCCTCTCCTCTTATCCGCATCCCTGGCTCATGCCCGCGTTCTGGGAGTTCCCCACGGTCTCGATGGGGCTCGCGCCCCTGCTGGCCATCTATCAAGCGCGCATGAACCGGTATCTCGCCAACCGCGGGATCAAGGACACCGCCGATACGCGCGTCTGGGCCTTCATGGGAGACGGCGAGATGGACGAGCCCGAGGCCATGGGAGCGCTCACCGTCGCCTCGCGCGAGGAGCTCGACAACCTGACTTTCGTCGTCAACTGCAACCTCCAGCGTCTCGACGGACCGGTCCGCGGCAACGGGAAGATCATCCAGGAACTCGAGTCCGCCTTCCGCGGCGCGGGATGGAACGTCATCAAGGTGATCTGGGGGCGCGACTGGGACCCTCTGCTCGCGGCCGATGCGGAAGGACGGCTCGTGGAGAGGATGACCGAGGCCGTCGATGGCGACTATCAAAAATACGTCGTCGAGCCCGGGAGCTACACGCGGCGGCATTTTTTCGGGACGCACCCCGGGCTTTCGGCCCTCGTCCAACACCTCACCGACGACCAGATCCGAAAACTCAGCCGCGGGGGCCATGACTCCCGAAAAATCCACGCCGCCTACCAAGCGGCCGTCGCTCACGCGGGCGGACCCACCGTCGTCCTGGCCAAAACCATCAAGGGCTACGGCCTGGGCGAGGCGGGCGAGGGCCGGAACATCACGCACCAGCAGAAAAAGCTGAACGAACAGGAGTTGAAACAGTTCCGCGACCGCTTCGACATCCCCATCGACGACAAACACTTGAAGGACGCCCCCTTCTACCGCCCCCCCGAGTCGGGCGAAGAGATGCAATACCTCCTGGAGAGACGGCGCGCCTTGGGAGGTTTCATCCCCAAGCGCCGGACGGCGCGCTCTCCCCTGCCCACGTTCGACGCGTCCGGGTTCAAGGAGTTCTTTGAAGGCACGTCCCCCGAGCGGCCGGTCTCGACGACGATGGCCTTCGTCTCGCTCCTCTCCAAGCTTCTCCGGCATCCGGAGCTCGGCAAACGCATCGTGCCGATCATCCCGGACGAGGCGCGGACCTTCGGCATGGACCCGCTCTTCCGCCAAGTCGGCATTTACTCCGGAATCGGCCAACTCTACGAGCCCGTCGATTCCAAGATGGTGCTTTACTACCGCGAGGCAAAGGACGGGCAGATGCTTGAGGAGGGCATCACCGAGGCGGGTGCGTTGGCGTCGTTCACCGCGGCGGGCACCGCGGAATACTCGCACGGTCTTTCTCTCATTCCCTTCTTCATTTTCTATTCGATGTTCGGATTCCAACGCGTGGGTGATTTGATCTGGTCCCTCCAAGACTCCCGGGCCAAGGGTTTTCTCTTCGGCGCCACCGCCGGTCGAACGACGCTCTCCGGCGAAGGGCTCCAGCACCAGGACGGGCACAGCCTCCTCCAAGCGAGCGCCTTTCCGCGCCTCCGGGCCTACGAGCCGGCGTTCGCCTACGAGATCCTCATCCTGGTCCGCGAGGGCATCCGGAGGATGTATGAAGCCGGCGAGGACGCCGTCTATTACCTGACGCTTCAGAACGAGAATTACCAAATGCTTCCCATGCCGGAAGGCGTCGAGGAAGGCATACTCCGAGGACTCTACCGGCTGAATGTCGGGACCGGAGCGCCGCAGGCCCATCTCCTAGGCAGCGGATCGATTCTGATGGAAGTCTTGAGGGCCCAAAAGATCCTGAAGGATCGATTCGGCATCGACGCCGACGTCTGGAGCGCGACCAGTTACTCCGAACTCCGCCGCGAGGCACTGGCTTGCGAGCGTTGGAACATGCTTCACCCGGGCGAGACGCCGAAAACGCCGTGGGTCGCGAGTCATTTGGGCGGCGGCCTTCCCGTCGTCGCTTCTTCGGATTGGGTCAAGGCCGTCCCCGACCAGATCGCACGCTGGGTCCCGGGGTTCACCTCGCTCGGCACCGACGGCCTCGGCCGGAGCGATTCCCGAAAGGACTTGCGGCGTCACTTTGAAGTAGACGCGGAGTCGGTGGTGATCGCCGCCCTCTCCCAACTGATGAAACGCGGCGCGGTCGACGCCGCCGCGGTGAAAAAAGCCCTCGAGGCGTTTGGGTTTTCCGCTGAAAAGCCGGATCCATTCCTCATTTGA
- a CDS encoding PaaI family thioesterase yields MRALKKFPKEHGLKNYSLPDKYGVWLGYKPVRVSRKKGEAVLELKLRDDHLSPAGRIHGGVISGFFDFACGAAVFSTMEPEDFCSTVELKVNYFSPLNSGDTLVCRSQVVFRGRRLCVVHALLYRKGQKNPVAMATATFNIVAKKP; encoded by the coding sequence ATGCGCGCCCTCAAGAAATTCCCCAAGGAGCACGGCCTCAAGAACTACAGCCTCCCCGACAAATACGGCGTATGGCTCGGCTACAAGCCCGTCCGCGTCAGCCGGAAGAAGGGAGAAGCCGTTCTGGAGCTCAAGCTCCGCGACGACCACCTCTCTCCCGCCGGCCGCATCCACGGCGGCGTCATTTCCGGGTTCTTCGACTTTGCCTGCGGCGCGGCCGTGTTCTCGACGATGGAGCCGGAGGACTTCTGTTCGACCGTGGAGTTGAAGGTGAATTATTTCTCCCCCCTCAACTCCGGCGACACGCTTGTTTGCCGCTCGCAGGTCGTCTTCCGGGGCAGGCGCCTCTGCGTCGTCCACGCCTTGTTGTATCGGAAAGGCCAGAAAAATCCCGTCGCCATGGCGACGGCGACGTTCAATATCGTGGCCAAGAAGCCTTAG
- a CDS encoding radical SAM protein, which translates to MKLLLIAPAGLEVQGVKGKHVHHLNLAVIAALAEPYFEDIKIVEEEFERLDPNETADFVGITMMSCQAPRAYQLADQFRRKGIRTICGGSHASFMTEECGRHFDSVVVNEVEMVWDEIMEDFHADALKPLYQTDKLIDLRDLPMPRKDLFFNAGTTLSAQVLQTGRGCPLGCNFCTVTLMYGKTFRTRPVEHVVEEIKRYPSRLFFFVDDNIFLSKEYAYKLCEALIPLNIKWGSQGSMELICRDEKLLKLAARSGCISLFVGIESIDQDTLNAAHKAFNKVKNYEENIKKMHRAGINVVGAFIFGFENDTPASFDKVYDFAMKNKLAMVNTGIMTPFPGTEVYEKAKREGKIFDHNWENYTGANLVWHHPNMSKDEFEEHYVKFRQRFYTWPSIVKRFWANRSHPLYYFGMNFTHWWRAHRNARKCLPSVPPTLVRDLVVDS; encoded by the coding sequence ATGAAGCTTTTGCTCATTGCGCCGGCGGGATTGGAAGTTCAGGGGGTCAAGGGAAAACACGTCCATCATCTCAACCTTGCCGTGATCGCGGCCCTTGCGGAGCCGTATTTCGAAGACATCAAGATTGTCGAAGAGGAGTTCGAGCGACTCGATCCCAACGAAACGGCCGACTTCGTCGGAATTACGATGATGAGTTGCCAGGCGCCTCGCGCTTATCAATTGGCCGATCAATTCCGAAGAAAAGGCATCCGGACGATCTGCGGCGGTAGCCATGCCTCCTTCATGACGGAGGAATGCGGCCGGCATTTTGACTCGGTGGTGGTCAACGAAGTCGAAATGGTCTGGGACGAGATCATGGAGGACTTTCACGCCGACGCCCTCAAGCCCCTCTATCAGACCGACAAGCTCATCGACCTGCGAGACCTGCCCATGCCCCGCAAGGACCTTTTCTTCAACGCAGGCACGACGTTGAGCGCCCAGGTCCTGCAGACGGGACGCGGCTGCCCGCTGGGATGCAATTTCTGCACCGTCACTCTGATGTACGGCAAGACCTTCCGAACCCGTCCCGTCGAGCACGTGGTGGAGGAGATCAAACGGTACCCGTCGCGGCTTTTCTTTTTCGTCGACGACAACATCTTTCTCTCCAAGGAATACGCCTACAAGCTTTGCGAGGCGCTGATCCCTCTCAACATCAAGTGGGGCAGCCAGGGTTCGATGGAGTTGATCTGCCGCGACGAGAAGCTCCTCAAGCTCGCCGCGCGTTCGGGCTGCATCAGCCTGTTCGTCGGGATCGAGTCGATCGACCAGGACACGCTCAACGCCGCGCACAAGGCGTTCAACAAGGTGAAGAATTACGAGGAGAACATCAAGAAGATGCACCGCGCGGGCATCAACGTCGTGGGCGCGTTCATTTTCGGGTTTGAAAACGACACGCCGGCGTCGTTCGACAAGGTCTATGACTTCGCGATGAAGAACAAGCTCGCCATGGTCAATACGGGCATCATGACGCCGTTTCCCGGTACGGAAGTCTACGAAAAGGCCAAACGCGAAGGAAAAATCTTCGACCACAATTGGGAAAATTACACGGGCGCCAACCTCGTTTGGCACCATCCCAACATGTCCAAGGACGAGTTCGAGGAGCACTACGTCAAGTTCCGCCAAAGGTTTTACACGTGGCCTTCCATCGTCAAACGCTTCTGGGCCAACCGCAGCCATCCCCTCTACTACTTTGGGATGAACTTCACCCACTGGTGGCGCGCGCACCGCAACGCGCGGAAATGCCTCCCCTCCGTCCCGCCGACGCTGGTTCGGGACCTCGTCGTTGATTCCTAA